One part of the Desulfonema ishimotonii genome encodes these proteins:
- a CDS encoding complex I 51 kDa subunit family protein, whose protein sequence is MYPQILFQNRRPDRIATLEEYQQSGGYEALEHALKNKSSKGVQQAILDAVLLGRGGAAFPMGKKLLTIAEDAPFPRYLVCNADEMEPGTFKDRVLIHADPHQLIEGMIIAGYSVLAEKGIIFIRPEYESATRILEREIEIAKKAGYLGKNILDSGFGFELIVHRSGGRYICGEVTAQLNALMGKRPNPQQPPPYPTEKGLWEKPTLQQNVETLCCVPHIIRHGSAWFKALALTETGAGTKIFGISGKVNRPGCYELPMGVRLSEIIEEHAGGMRPGSEFKACLPGGASTSYLTREHYHIEMDFESLRNVGNRLGTAAIMVFDHNTCMVGATLNLIEFFARESCGWCTPCREGIPYIRDILWRIENGEGEAEFIPMLKNLCKELWKAYCAFAPGAAAPVEGLLNSFEDEVREHIVQKKCPFKERQTR, encoded by the coding sequence ATGTACCCACAAATTCTTTTCCAAAATCGCAGGCCGGATCGGATCGCCACGCTGGAGGAATACCAGCAGAGCGGTGGCTATGAGGCGCTTGAACATGCCCTGAAGAACAAATCTTCCAAGGGCGTTCAGCAGGCCATTCTGGACGCTGTGCTTCTGGGGCGGGGCGGGGCCGCCTTTCCAATGGGCAAAAAACTTCTGACCATAGCGGAGGACGCACCGTTTCCCCGATATCTGGTGTGCAATGCCGATGAAATGGAGCCGGGCACCTTCAAGGACCGGGTTCTCATCCACGCCGATCCCCATCAGCTCATCGAGGGCATGATCATTGCCGGATACTCGGTACTGGCTGAAAAGGGGATCATCTTCATCCGGCCCGAATACGAAAGCGCGACCCGGATTCTGGAACGGGAAATAGAAATCGCCAAAAAGGCGGGCTACCTGGGGAAAAACATTCTGGACAGCGGCTTCGGCTTTGAACTGATCGTCCACCGGAGCGGCGGGCGCTACATCTGCGGCGAGGTCACAGCCCAGCTCAACGCCCTCATGGGAAAACGCCCCAATCCCCAGCAGCCCCCGCCCTATCCCACGGAAAAGGGGCTGTGGGAAAAACCCACCCTGCAACAGAACGTGGAGACGCTTTGCTGTGTGCCCCACATTATCCGACACGGGTCCGCGTGGTTTAAGGCCCTGGCCCTGACCGAGACGGGCGCGGGCACCAAGATCTTCGGCATCAGCGGCAAGGTAAACCGCCCCGGCTGCTATGAACTGCCCATGGGCGTCCGCCTGAGCGAAATCATCGAAGAACACGCGGGCGGGATGCGGCCCGGCTCCGAGTTCAAGGCCTGTCTGCCGGGCGGGGCCTCCACCAGCTATCTGACGCGGGAACACTATCACATCGAAATGGATTTCGAGTCGCTGCGCAATGTGGGCAACCGGCTCGGCACAGCCGCCATCATGGTCTTTGACCACAACACCTGCATGGTCGGCGCGACCCTGAACCTGATTGAATTTTTCGCAAGGGAATCCTGCGGCTGGTGTACACCCTGCCGGGAGGGCATCCCCTACATCCGGGACATCCTGTGGCGCATTGAAAACGGCGAAGGCGAGGCGGAATTCATCCCCATGCTGAAAAACCTGTGCAAGGAGCTGTGGAAGGCCTATTGCGCCTTTGCGCCGGGCGCGGCCGCCCCGGTCGAAGGGCTGCTGAACAGCTTTGAAGATGAGGTACGGGAACATATCGTTCAGAAAAAATGTCCGTTCAAAGAACGACAAACACGTTAA